The following coding sequences lie in one Myxococcus xanthus genomic window:
- a CDS encoding DUF1801 domain-containing protein, which produces MAVKSSKVAKKATAKRSTAKAAKPSKAVAKSAAPKPKKATAKKSAAAPKATSARRKSPTAAAKPVLLSGGNPQIAKGYGDAPIQAYIEAMPGWKRDVGHRLDELIERTIPGVSKAVKWNSPMYGVEGQGWFLGIHCFAKYIKVAFFRGTSLRPIPPGASKSQDTRYLDIREDEPLDEAQFAAWVKQASQLPGERM; this is translated from the coding sequence ATGGCCGTCAAGTCGTCCAAGGTCGCGAAGAAGGCCACCGCCAAGCGGAGCACGGCGAAGGCGGCCAAACCGAGCAAGGCAGTCGCCAAGTCAGCAGCCCCCAAGCCCAAGAAGGCCACGGCGAAGAAATCAGCGGCAGCGCCCAAGGCCACCTCGGCCAGGCGCAAGAGCCCCACTGCGGCCGCCAAGCCGGTCCTCCTCTCTGGCGGCAATCCGCAGATTGCGAAGGGCTACGGCGACGCCCCCATCCAGGCCTACATCGAGGCCATGCCGGGCTGGAAACGCGACGTCGGGCACCGCCTCGACGAGCTCATCGAGCGCACCATCCCGGGCGTGAGCAAGGCGGTCAAATGGAACTCGCCGATGTACGGCGTCGAGGGCCAGGGATGGTTCCTCGGCATCCACTGCTTCGCGAAGTACATCAAGGTGGCCTTCTTCCGCGGCACCTCGCTGCGCCCCATCCCACCCGGTGCGTCCAAGAGCCAGGACACGCGCTACCTCGATATCCGCGAGGACGAACCGCTCGACGAGGCCCAGTTCGCCGCCTGGGTGAAGCAGGCCAGCCAATTGCCTGGCGAACGCATGTAG
- a CDS encoding response regulator transcription factor gives MRVLVVEDNLDLQANIERFLGKDFQLDFAATGPQGLTLSLGQEYDVIVLDLMLPGMSGIELCQRYRQLAPRLVPILMLTARDTLEDKEEGFRAGADDYLVKPFSLRELRLRLEALARRPVPPSGRRLTVGPLTLEPDTGQARRGVRAVHLNKTETLLLRLLMEAAPKPVSTATLAHHLWGDDAPESSALRTHVYALRGALAELGMSDCITTLRNKGYCLDARED, from the coding sequence ATGCGAGTGCTCGTCGTCGAAGACAACCTGGACCTCCAGGCCAACATCGAGAGGTTTCTGGGGAAGGACTTCCAGCTCGACTTCGCCGCCACCGGGCCCCAGGGGCTCACGCTCTCGCTGGGCCAGGAATACGACGTCATCGTCCTGGACCTGATGCTGCCGGGAATGAGTGGCATCGAGCTGTGTCAACGCTACCGGCAGCTCGCGCCCCGGCTGGTGCCCATCCTCATGCTGACCGCGCGGGACACGCTCGAGGACAAGGAAGAAGGCTTCCGCGCGGGCGCGGATGACTACCTCGTCAAGCCGTTCTCCTTGAGGGAGCTGCGGCTGCGGCTCGAAGCCCTGGCGCGACGCCCCGTGCCTCCGAGCGGACGACGGCTGACGGTGGGGCCACTGACGCTGGAGCCAGACACGGGCCAGGCACGGCGAGGCGTGCGCGCCGTCCACCTCAACAAGACCGAGACACTCCTCCTGAGGCTGCTGATGGAGGCCGCGCCCAAGCCCGTCTCGACAGCCACGCTGGCCCACCACCTCTGGGGGGACGATGCGCCGGAATCCAGCGCCTTGCGCACCCACGTCTATGCCCTGCGCGGAGCACTCGCCGAGCTGGGGATGAGCGACTGCATCACCACCCTCCGCAACAAGGGATACTGCCTGGATGCGCGCGAGGACTAG
- a CDS encoding LysR family transcriptional regulator, whose amino-acid sequence MEFRQLQLFVAVAEELHFGRAAARIGMAQPPFSQQIRRLESELGVELLTRTSRRVALTAAGSRLLEDARALLARRADVIHSVQQAASGETGTLRVGFAASSAFGVLPDIVLRFRTRFPKVKLELDDSETLDVGAALASGELDIAIIRAPFRHEGLTVERLLQERFVLALPARHPRARQQVVALSSLANEPFVLFPRHSAPGLHDLVTSMCLGAGFSPNILQEASSWPSVVGMVEAGLGLTIAPASSQALCPKGVVFRPLSGAPGHAELVVAFPGTRPAPAAQHFRVLAHEAVSRSGRSASD is encoded by the coding sequence ATGGAATTCCGTCAGCTCCAGCTCTTCGTCGCCGTGGCGGAGGAGCTGCACTTCGGACGCGCCGCCGCGCGCATCGGCATGGCCCAGCCGCCCTTCAGCCAGCAGATTCGCCGGCTGGAGTCCGAGCTGGGAGTCGAGCTGCTCACGCGCACGAGCCGCCGGGTGGCGCTCACCGCCGCCGGGAGCCGCTTGCTGGAGGATGCGCGCGCGTTGCTGGCCCGGCGCGCGGATGTCATCCATTCGGTGCAGCAGGCGGCGAGTGGAGAGACGGGCACGCTGCGTGTCGGCTTCGCCGCGTCGTCTGCTTTCGGCGTGCTGCCGGACATCGTGCTGCGCTTCCGCACGCGGTTCCCGAAGGTGAAGCTGGAGTTGGACGACAGCGAGACGCTGGATGTCGGCGCCGCGCTCGCCTCGGGTGAGCTGGACATCGCCATCATCCGGGCGCCCTTCCGTCACGAAGGGCTCACCGTCGAGCGACTGCTCCAGGAGCGCTTCGTGCTCGCGCTGCCAGCTCGACACCCGCGAGCCCGTCAGCAGGTCGTCGCGCTGTCCTCACTGGCGAACGAGCCGTTCGTGCTCTTTCCGCGTCACTCCGCGCCGGGCCTGCACGACTTGGTGACGAGCATGTGCCTGGGCGCGGGTTTCTCTCCGAACATCCTCCAGGAAGCCAGCTCGTGGCCGTCCGTCGTTGGCATGGTGGAAGCGGGCCTGGGGCTGACCATCGCTCCCGCGTCCTCCCAGGCGCTGTGTCCCAAAGGGGTGGTGTTCCGCCCCCTGAGCGGCGCTCCCGGACACGCGGAGCTGGTGGTGGCCTTTCCTGGAACGCGGCCAGCGCCCGCGGCGCAGCACTTCCGCGTCCTCGCGCATGAAGCCGTCTCCCGCTCTGGCAGGAGTGCTTCTGACTGA
- a CDS encoding S9 family peptidase, whose protein sequence is MRFPFVPLGLMLTALTGAPVLALDDAPLPFDPSGATPDAQVQAKLDLADRFVRRVELLRDSLVPPRWLREGDRLVFWSREGKDGGTWVLAHAKTGELKPLLSGEQLRQQLSALLGKPITAPRFFDVALAPDEQGIVFRLEGKTFGLGLSGGHVTLLSPEDRAALTLSPEHFLAPKGGALAVQRQGGFAVLNAEGATVVERTGEANLDWRIPERPWSPDGRFLVVWRDDLRAVHQVPVVDYSSALEKVTTVPYAKSGTPLPRAELHVVEVATGRVTRIPPVEGETYDWFAGWNPEGTEALCLHLSRDAKRLDLTVVEPASGQRRHVLREERPETFVTGLDFAVGGWAKQVTALPGGRGYLWMSERDGWRHVYAYDRSGKHARQLTRGAFPVHEVVGVAPTGDALYVLASADTGAPYEHLFYRGSLKGGALKRLSTGSGMHRITPSPSGQYYVDAWSSRTQPRLRELVSVEGGKRVRLTTSDASEFESLGDTRPEALLVKAADGVTPLHGVLYKPRDFDASKRYPVLASIYAGPFTTVVPWTFLGTSDSLTASGLAQLGFIVVLLDPRGGPGRSKSFQDANYGRVGQTEIPDYVAGLKQAASTRPWMDLERVGIHGGSWGGYFTLRGMLTAPDFFKAGYAGAPGALEEEAIINEPYLNLPSVNPQGYAAGDNLAIADRLRGHLKLMHGTSDVNATLSVTMRMADALIRAGKRFELLIMPGQPHSPRGAASRYYRDDVGLFFLRTLGGPR, encoded by the coding sequence ATGCGATTCCCCTTCGTTCCCCTCGGCCTGATGCTCACGGCGCTGACGGGAGCCCCCGTCCTTGCGCTGGATGACGCCCCCCTCCCCTTCGACCCCTCCGGAGCCACGCCGGACGCGCAGGTCCAGGCGAAGCTGGACCTGGCGGACCGGTTCGTCCGCCGGGTGGAACTCCTGCGCGACAGCCTGGTCCCCCCCAGGTGGCTGCGTGAGGGCGACCGGTTGGTCTTCTGGTCCCGTGAGGGCAAGGACGGCGGGACGTGGGTGCTGGCGCACGCGAAGACCGGGGAGCTGAAGCCGCTCCTTTCCGGTGAGCAATTGAGGCAGCAGCTCTCGGCGCTGCTGGGCAAGCCCATCACCGCGCCCCGCTTCTTCGACGTCGCGCTCGCTCCGGATGAGCAGGGCATCGTGTTCCGCCTGGAGGGGAAGACCTTTGGCCTGGGCCTGTCAGGCGGCCACGTCACCTTGCTGTCGCCGGAGGACCGGGCCGCGCTGACGCTGTCGCCGGAGCACTTCCTCGCGCCGAAAGGCGGCGCGCTCGCCGTGCAACGTCAGGGCGGCTTCGCGGTGCTGAACGCGGAAGGTGCCACCGTGGTCGAGCGCACGGGAGAAGCGAACCTCGACTGGCGGATTCCGGAGCGTCCCTGGTCACCGGATGGCCGCTTCCTGGTGGTGTGGCGGGATGACCTCCGCGCCGTTCACCAGGTGCCCGTCGTGGACTACTCCTCCGCGCTGGAGAAGGTGACGACGGTGCCGTACGCGAAGTCCGGGACGCCACTGCCGCGCGCGGAGCTCCATGTCGTGGAAGTGGCGACGGGCCGCGTGACGCGCATTCCGCCCGTCGAGGGCGAGACGTATGACTGGTTCGCCGGCTGGAATCCCGAGGGCACCGAGGCGCTGTGTCTCCACCTCTCGCGTGACGCCAAGCGGCTGGACCTGACCGTCGTGGAACCCGCGTCGGGCCAGCGTCGGCACGTGCTGCGCGAAGAGCGCCCGGAGACCTTCGTCACCGGCCTGGACTTCGCGGTGGGCGGCTGGGCGAAGCAGGTGACGGCGCTGCCAGGAGGACGCGGCTACCTCTGGATGTCCGAGCGTGATGGCTGGCGCCACGTGTATGCGTATGACCGCTCGGGGAAGCACGCGCGGCAGCTCACGCGAGGCGCATTTCCCGTGCACGAAGTGGTGGGAGTCGCCCCCACGGGAGATGCCCTCTACGTGCTGGCCTCCGCCGACACCGGCGCGCCATACGAGCACCTCTTCTACCGGGGAAGCCTGAAGGGAGGCGCGTTGAAGCGGCTGTCCACGGGCTCGGGGATGCACCGCATCACGCCGTCCCCCTCGGGCCAGTACTACGTGGACGCATGGTCCTCGCGGACACAGCCCCGGCTGAGGGAGCTGGTGTCCGTGGAGGGTGGCAAGCGCGTGCGGCTCACCACGTCGGACGCGAGTGAGTTCGAGTCGCTCGGCGACACGCGGCCGGAAGCACTGCTCGTCAAGGCGGCCGACGGCGTCACGCCCCTGCACGGCGTGCTCTACAAGCCACGCGACTTCGACGCCTCGAAACGCTACCCCGTGCTCGCCTCCATCTACGCGGGTCCGTTCACCACCGTTGTTCCCTGGACCTTCCTGGGGACTTCGGATTCGCTGACCGCCAGCGGCCTGGCGCAGCTGGGCTTCATCGTGGTGTTGCTGGACCCCCGGGGTGGCCCCGGACGGAGCAAGTCCTTCCAGGACGCGAACTACGGCCGCGTGGGCCAGACGGAGATTCCCGACTACGTCGCGGGGCTGAAGCAGGCCGCTTCCACGCGCCCATGGATGGACCTGGAGCGGGTCGGCATCCACGGCGGTTCATGGGGCGGCTATTTCACGCTGCGCGGCATGCTGACGGCGCCGGATTTCTTCAAGGCGGGCTACGCCGGAGCCCCCGGAGCGCTGGAGGAAGAGGCCATCATCAACGAGCCCTATCTCAACCTCCCAAGCGTCAATCCCCAGGGGTACGCGGCGGGCGACAACCTCGCGATTGCAGACAGGCTGAGGGGCCACCTGAAGCTGATGCACGGCACGAGCGACGTGAATGCCACGCTCTCCGTGACGATGCGGATGGCGGACGCGCTCATCCGCGCAGGCAAGCGCTTCGAATTGCTCATCATGCCCGGCCAGCCGCACTCACCCCGGGGGGCCGCCAGCCGCTACTACCGGGACGATGTGGGCCTGTTCTTCCTCCGGACCCTGGGCGGTCCCCGGTAA
- a CDS encoding deoxyhypusine synthase family protein, giving the protein MSSSELPVLKFVLTNYKNFNARATRDALLSYWEHVSNGGRMFWSVAGAMSSAQLGITLAPAIREGLIHGLSVTGANIEESLFRLVAHTGYKDFPEYRYFTKQDDTRILEARMRRVTDTSIPEDEAFRAVEKIAVPMWKGATEKGERRFWHEYFYAFIQALDPSAYEGDPEACWLLEAARHRLPIVVPGYEDSTFGNIFASYVKAGECNASIVKSGIEYMADFYDRYEEMSEGQGVGFFQIGGGIAGDFPICVVPSIKYDLQKPVKPWAYFCQISDSTTSYGSYSGATPNEKITWDKLTETTPMFVIESDATIVAPLILSALLECKRNPEAANALIAKHQR; this is encoded by the coding sequence ATGTCCTCGTCTGAACTTCCCGTTCTCAAGTTCGTCCTCACGAACTACAAGAACTTCAACGCGCGCGCGACGCGCGATGCGCTCCTGTCCTACTGGGAGCACGTGTCGAACGGTGGCCGGATGTTCTGGAGCGTCGCGGGCGCGATGTCGTCGGCGCAGCTCGGCATCACGCTCGCACCGGCCATCCGGGAGGGGCTGATTCACGGCCTGTCGGTGACGGGCGCCAACATCGAGGAGTCGCTCTTCCGGCTCGTCGCGCATACGGGGTACAAGGACTTCCCCGAGTACCGCTACTTCACCAAGCAGGACGACACGCGAATCCTCGAGGCGCGGATGCGCCGGGTCACCGATACGAGCATCCCCGAGGACGAGGCGTTCCGCGCGGTGGAGAAGATTGCCGTCCCGATGTGGAAGGGCGCGACCGAGAAGGGCGAGCGCCGCTTCTGGCACGAGTACTTCTACGCGTTCATCCAGGCGCTCGACCCCTCCGCGTATGAGGGTGACCCGGAGGCCTGCTGGCTGCTCGAGGCGGCGCGGCACCGTCTGCCCATCGTCGTCCCTGGCTATGAGGACTCGACGTTCGGCAACATCTTCGCGTCCTACGTGAAGGCGGGCGAATGCAACGCGAGCATCGTCAAGTCTGGCATTGAGTACATGGCTGACTTCTACGACCGCTACGAGGAGATGTCCGAGGGCCAGGGTGTCGGCTTCTTCCAGATTGGCGGCGGTATCGCCGGTGACTTCCCCATCTGCGTCGTTCCGTCGATCAAGTACGACCTGCAGAAGCCGGTGAAGCCCTGGGCTTACTTCTGCCAGATCAGCGACTCGACGACGTCCTACGGCTCGTACTCGGGCGCGACGCCCAATGAGAAGATCACCTGGGACAAGCTGACCGAGACGACGCCGATGTTCGTCATCGAGTCGGATGCCACCATTGTCGCTCCGTTGATTCTCAGCGCTCTGCTCGAGTGCAAGCGCAATCCGGAAGCGGCGAACGCGCTCATCGCCAAGCATCAGCGGTAG
- a CDS encoding alpha/beta hydrolase, with protein MNRLLSLCLLLLSASVARAAAPETSLDVRGADGERIPTRVLEPEGAAANPPIAVLLHGLTRRKEDWLSNEGPTHGGVLKDELLRSGYRVYLLDARRHGERATPEARPGALAKRAHQGGPSGYVAMIADTVRDAHALLTTVLAKGQPPRVLVAGYSMGAQVGILLAAREPRITHLVTMVPPHIDPSMEEVAPSRHMASVHQDWLLLTANKDDFAPVADSRALFDAAPSRRKTHKTFDSGHALPREYLDEVRRWLHADRRAPGRKGP; from the coding sequence ATGAACCGCTTGCTGTCGCTGTGCCTGCTGCTTCTATCTGCTTCCGTGGCCCGTGCCGCCGCCCCGGAAACGTCGTTGGACGTTCGCGGCGCGGATGGAGAACGCATCCCCACGCGAGTGCTGGAGCCGGAGGGCGCTGCCGCGAATCCACCCATCGCCGTCCTCCTGCACGGCCTGACACGCCGCAAGGAGGACTGGCTGTCGAACGAGGGGCCAACCCACGGCGGTGTGCTGAAGGACGAACTGCTGCGGTCCGGCTACCGCGTCTATCTCCTCGATGCACGCCGGCACGGAGAGCGGGCGACGCCCGAGGCCAGGCCGGGAGCGCTCGCCAAGCGGGCCCATCAAGGGGGGCCCTCTGGGTACGTGGCGATGATTGCCGACACCGTCCGCGATGCCCACGCGCTGCTGACCACCGTGCTCGCGAAGGGCCAGCCGCCGCGGGTGCTCGTCGCCGGGTACAGCATGGGCGCCCAGGTGGGAATCCTGCTGGCGGCGCGTGAGCCCCGCATCACCCACCTGGTCACAATGGTACCGCCCCACATCGACCCGTCGATGGAGGAGGTGGCCCCCTCGCGTCACATGGCGAGCGTTCACCAGGACTGGCTGCTGCTGACGGCGAACAAGGATGACTTCGCGCCTGTCGCGGACAGCCGCGCCCTGTTCGATGCCGCTCCGTCCCGTCGCAAGACACACAAGACCTTCGACAGCGGGCATGCCCTCCCACGGGAGTACCTGGATGAGGTGCGCCGCTGGCTCCATGCGGACCGCCGAGCGCCTGGCCGCAAGGGCCCATGA
- a CDS encoding SRPBCC family protein: MASIRRDITTRAAPEQVWDAIRDIGALHTRLVPGFVVDTRLEPGARVVTFGNGMVVREPIVTVDDEGRRLVWGAEGGPMTHYNGAVQVSAEGTGSRVVWTADFLPHEASAVVGPMIDAGMAAMKKALDGPGT, from the coding sequence ATGGCTTCGATCCGCAGGGACATCACGACGCGCGCCGCGCCCGAGCAGGTGTGGGATGCCATCCGTGATATCGGCGCCCTCCACACCCGCTTGGTTCCCGGGTTCGTCGTCGACACTCGCCTCGAACCGGGAGCCCGCGTGGTCACCTTTGGCAACGGGATGGTGGTCAGGGAGCCCATCGTGACGGTCGACGACGAGGGACGGCGCCTCGTGTGGGGCGCGGAAGGTGGACCGATGACCCACTACAACGGAGCGGTTCAGGTCTCCGCGGAAGGCACGGGGAGTCGAGTCGTCTGGACCGCAGATTTCCTGCCCCATGAGGCCAGCGCCGTCGTCGGCCCGATGATTGACGCCGGCATGGCCGCAATGAAGAAGGCGCTCGACGGGCCGGGGACCTGA
- a CDS encoding DUF1801 domain-containing protein, whose product MKRQTKTDGESASQLINERIAELGDWRGDTLARVRALIKEAVPEVVEEWKWRGTPVWSHDGGICTGEAYKKAVKLTFFKGASLEDPAGLFNSSLDGNVRRAIDIHEGEALDAKAFKALIRAAVALNTASGKKPTKRST is encoded by the coding sequence ATGAAGCGTCAAACCAAGACAGATGGCGAGTCGGCATCGCAACTCATCAACGAAAGGATTGCCGAGCTGGGTGACTGGCGAGGCGATACACTCGCGCGGGTGCGTGCCCTCATCAAGGAGGCCGTCCCGGAGGTCGTGGAGGAGTGGAAGTGGCGGGGAACGCCGGTCTGGTCCCACGACGGGGGCATCTGCACGGGTGAGGCGTACAAGAAGGCAGTGAAGCTGACCTTCTTCAAGGGCGCTTCGTTGGAAGATCCCGCCGGGCTCTTCAACTCCAGCCTCGACGGGAACGTCAGGCGCGCCATCGACATTCACGAAGGTGAGGCGCTGGACGCGAAGGCGTTCAAGGCGCTCATCCGCGCGGCCGTCGCGCTCAATACGGCTAGCGGAAAGAAGCCCACGAAGCGCTCGACGTGA
- a CDS encoding TetR/AcrR family transcriptional regulator: MRLAILTAAQELVLEKGYAAVTTADVAERAGAGKQTIYRWWPGKGALVLDAFSEWVSQAPRMSRRKPSLSSTLVEFCRGASEAAPVLRALMAEAQFDEDLHRRLIAQLVRPRGDELRACLADRRPADRELVVNVLSGLVWQRLMLNEPLDARFVRFALRVVQRI, encoded by the coding sequence GTGCGCCTGGCCATTCTCACGGCGGCGCAGGAGTTGGTGCTGGAGAAGGGCTATGCGGCGGTGACGACCGCTGACGTGGCGGAGCGCGCGGGGGCTGGGAAGCAGACCATCTACCGTTGGTGGCCGGGCAAGGGGGCGCTGGTGCTCGACGCGTTCTCCGAGTGGGTGAGTCAGGCGCCCCGTATGAGCCGGCGCAAGCCTTCCCTGTCCTCGACGCTGGTGGAGTTCTGCCGGGGGGCCTCGGAGGCGGCGCCCGTGCTGCGAGCGCTGATGGCGGAGGCGCAATTCGACGAGGACCTCCACCGGCGGCTCATCGCCCAACTGGTGCGCCCGCGGGGTGACGAGCTCCGGGCGTGCCTCGCCGACCGCCGGCCCGCCGACCGGGAGCTCGTGGTCAACGTGCTCTCCGGCCTGGTGTGGCAGCGCCTCATGCTCAATGAGCCACTGGACGCACGTTTCGTGCGCTTCGCGCTGCGGGTGGTTCAGCGCATCTGA
- a CDS encoding sensor histidine kinase — MGVSAALALVLMGTFFTLFSYDLEDAIFARFVATAADGRRDDTGAIPLGMTAYVSHEGLPSWLGDALPLDTPRGEYEVFAQGRGHFHVAVRPDAPAGTTRYVVLDTTALTSTTRHLRRTSGLLLVSALLALLGAAGLSLVVARRLSRPLEQLVARVQSDTPAREEDVGVTEVRALAEALRVRDARIQELLERERAFNRDASHELRTPLAVAQGAVEILELDPPADTETFGRLRQAVHHMGLLTEGILWLARSGRADESCGLVSISREMVALYGKHRPHGDVELVIEAKEEVLAPLPGSVARVMLGNLIKNALAYTHQGRIVIHIAPEGWSISDTGVGFGRVEPGHMGFGIGLSLVERLAQRFNCDVAISAVEPHGTTVRLTWPSVRASQAEVSLPPSNQTARIWE, encoded by the coding sequence ATGGGAGTGTCCGCGGCGCTCGCGCTCGTCCTGATGGGGACGTTCTTCACGCTCTTCAGCTACGACCTCGAAGACGCCATCTTCGCTCGGTTCGTCGCCACCGCGGCGGACGGACGCAGGGATGACACGGGGGCCATCCCACTTGGAATGACGGCCTATGTCAGCCACGAAGGCCTTCCGTCCTGGCTCGGAGACGCGCTCCCCCTGGACACACCTCGCGGCGAATACGAAGTCTTTGCCCAGGGCCGTGGGCACTTCCATGTCGCGGTGCGACCGGACGCGCCGGCTGGCACCACGCGCTACGTGGTCTTGGACACGACGGCGCTGACGAGCACCACCCGCCACCTGCGCCGGACGTCCGGACTGCTGCTGGTAAGTGCCCTGCTGGCCCTGCTGGGCGCCGCCGGGCTCTCCCTTGTCGTCGCGAGGAGGCTCAGCCGTCCGCTGGAACAGCTCGTGGCACGCGTCCAGTCGGATACCCCGGCGCGGGAAGAAGACGTCGGGGTCACCGAGGTGCGGGCCCTGGCCGAAGCCCTGCGTGTCCGGGATGCCCGAATCCAGGAACTGCTGGAGCGGGAGCGCGCCTTCAACCGGGACGCGAGCCATGAACTGCGTACGCCCCTCGCCGTGGCGCAGGGCGCGGTGGAGATACTGGAGTTGGACCCACCCGCGGACACGGAGACCTTCGGCCGTCTGCGGCAGGCCGTTCACCACATGGGCCTGCTGACGGAGGGCATCCTCTGGCTGGCCCGGTCAGGCCGCGCCGATGAATCGTGCGGACTGGTGAGCATCTCCCGCGAAATGGTCGCGCTGTACGGCAAGCACCGCCCTCACGGCGACGTGGAGCTCGTCATCGAGGCGAAAGAGGAGGTCCTCGCGCCGCTTCCTGGGTCCGTGGCGCGAGTGATGCTGGGCAACCTCATCAAGAACGCGCTCGCCTATACGCACCAGGGGCGCATCGTCATCCACATCGCGCCAGAGGGCTGGAGCATCTCCGACACAGGCGTGGGCTTCGGCCGGGTCGAGCCCGGGCACATGGGCTTCGGTATCGGCCTGTCGCTCGTGGAGCGGCTGGCGCAGCGGTTCAACTGCGACGTGGCCATCAGCGCCGTGGAGCCACACGGGACGACGGTGCGGCTTACCTGGCCTTCCGTTCGTGCGAGCCAAGCGGAAGTGTCGTTGCCCCCGTCAAATCAGACAGCTCGGATTTGGGAATGA
- a CDS encoding FAD-binding oxidoreductase gives MAKQSGLMRRLGNVALNEVSERFGSPSPTPSSGDTRFTPPTPAASKDEESLEGWGFADTRFVVKPDGSTVLTGTRYNISNVALPDLMPWFAGKLASPLGYDNRNEPHYPPEIPAAKKNDKLVAALREFLKEEQLTDDPKQRLRRGHGHTGGEIWAIRYGKLDRVPDLVIFPRSHDEVVRLVEVATQHGACVIPFGGGTNVTEALRIPLSEERLVIAVDMRQMNRILWVDPVNRMACIEAGATGRHLMEELAKFGFTMGHEPDSLEFSTLGGWIATNASGMKKNRYGNIEDLVLDMQVVTPQGIVERPRQAPRESVGVNPRQYMFGSEGNFGIVTTAVVKLFPLPEVQRYGSVIFPDLETGLSFLYALQQSGAVPASVRVMDNTQFHFGQALKPAKHGLAAKVKSELEKAVVTKLKGFDPYKLAVATLVFEGSREEVAFQEKTVYRIASEHGGMKGGGANGERGYQLTFGIAYIRDLTFEHWAIAESFETSVPWSRAMDLYERVQRRVEKEHAALGLPGKVFFTGRFTQVYQTGVVIYFYLGFYARGVSDPVGAYAALEHAAREEILAAGGSLSHHHGVGKIRRDFLPEVYSEAALTLNRKVKAAIDPDNVFGASNCGINGPVALTPDEEAH, from the coding sequence ATGGCTAAACAATCAGGTTTGATGCGCCGTCTTGGGAATGTGGCGCTGAACGAGGTGAGCGAGCGCTTCGGCAGCCCGTCACCCACGCCTTCCTCCGGAGACACGCGCTTCACGCCGCCGACGCCTGCCGCGTCGAAGGACGAGGAATCACTCGAGGGCTGGGGCTTCGCCGACACGCGTTTCGTGGTGAAGCCCGACGGGAGCACCGTCCTCACGGGCACCCGCTACAACATCAGCAATGTCGCGCTGCCAGACTTGATGCCGTGGTTCGCCGGCAAGCTGGCCTCGCCGCTGGGGTACGACAATCGCAACGAGCCGCACTACCCGCCCGAGATTCCCGCGGCGAAGAAGAACGACAAGCTTGTAGCGGCGCTGCGCGAGTTCCTGAAGGAAGAGCAGCTCACCGACGACCCCAAGCAGCGCCTGCGCCGTGGCCACGGCCACACCGGCGGTGAAATCTGGGCCATCCGCTACGGGAAGCTGGACCGGGTGCCCGACCTCGTCATCTTCCCGCGCAGCCACGATGAGGTGGTGCGACTGGTGGAGGTCGCCACCCAGCACGGCGCCTGTGTCATCCCCTTCGGCGGCGGCACCAATGTGACGGAGGCACTGCGCATCCCGCTCTCCGAGGAGCGCCTGGTCATCGCCGTCGACATGCGGCAGATGAACCGGATTCTGTGGGTGGACCCCGTCAACCGCATGGCCTGCATCGAGGCGGGCGCCACGGGCCGCCACCTGATGGAGGAGCTCGCGAAGTTCGGCTTCACCATGGGCCATGAGCCGGACAGCCTCGAGTTCTCCACGCTCGGCGGGTGGATTGCCACGAACGCCAGCGGCATGAAGAAGAACCGCTACGGCAACATCGAGGACCTGGTGCTCGACATGCAGGTCGTCACGCCCCAGGGCATCGTGGAACGCCCGCGTCAGGCCCCCCGGGAGAGCGTGGGCGTCAACCCGCGCCAGTACATGTTCGGCAGCGAGGGCAACTTCGGCATCGTCACCACGGCGGTGGTGAAGCTGTTCCCGCTTCCCGAAGTGCAGCGCTACGGCTCGGTCATCTTCCCCGACCTCGAAACGGGCCTCTCGTTCCTCTACGCGCTCCAGCAGTCGGGAGCGGTGCCGGCCAGCGTGCGGGTGATGGACAACACCCAGTTCCACTTCGGCCAGGCGCTCAAGCCAGCCAAGCACGGGCTGGCCGCGAAGGTGAAGAGCGAGCTCGAGAAGGCCGTGGTGACGAAGCTCAAGGGCTTCGACCCGTACAAGCTCGCCGTGGCCACCCTCGTCTTCGAGGGCTCGCGCGAGGAGGTCGCCTTCCAGGAGAAGACGGTGTACCGCATCGCCTCGGAGCACGGCGGCATGAAGGGCGGTGGCGCCAACGGTGAGCGCGGCTATCAGCTGACCTTCGGCATCGCGTACATCCGGGACCTCACCTTCGAGCACTGGGCCATCGCCGAGAGCTTCGAGACGAGCGTGCCGTGGAGCCGTGCCATGGACCTCTACGAGCGCGTGCAGCGCCGCGTCGAGAAGGAGCACGCCGCGCTGGGCCTGCCGGGCAAGGTCTTCTTCACCGGCCGCTTCACGCAAGTCTACCAAACGGGCGTGGTCATCTATTTCTACCTGGGCTTCTACGCGCGCGGCGTCAGCGACCCGGTGGGCGCGTACGCGGCGCTCGAGCACGCGGCGCGTGAGGAGATCCTGGCCGCCGGCGGCTCGCTGTCGCATCACCACGGCGTCGGGAAGATTCGCCGCGACTTCCTGCCCGAGGTGTACTCGGAAGCCGCGTTGACCCTCAACCGCAAGGTGAAGGCCGCCATCGACCCCGACAACGTCTTCGGCGCGTCGAACTGCGGAATCAACGGCCCGGTGGCCCTGACCCCGGATGAGGAGGCGCACTGA